A part of Streptomyces sp. NBC_01497 genomic DNA contains:
- a CDS encoding TetR/AcrR family transcriptional regulator has protein sequence MEFAQERGRRPVLPGARTGREPERSIRRGPRRTPAELVAANQRDRLLDGIARTVAEKGYAGARISDICRAAGVTKPVFYEQFTGKDDAVLAAYRSGVRLVVQAMEQAHTDVRYAADWPSAVRASLAELLAILAGTPAFALMLVEVEGIGGAGRAEREELLRSFRRFFDGAPAAPPGVAGEELVDALIGAVHLALYRRVSQGAAESLPDLLPTLLCVVLAPFGVRAVPGPAH, from the coding sequence ATGGAATTCGCGCAGGAACGCGGCCGGCGGCCGGTGCTGCCGGGGGCGCGCACGGGACGCGAACCGGAGCGCTCGATCCGGCGCGGACCTCGCAGGACACCCGCGGAGCTGGTGGCCGCGAACCAGCGGGACCGGCTGCTCGACGGCATCGCCCGCACCGTGGCCGAAAAGGGGTACGCCGGAGCACGGATCAGTGACATCTGCCGGGCCGCCGGGGTCACCAAGCCCGTCTTCTACGAGCAGTTCACCGGGAAGGACGACGCGGTGCTCGCCGCGTACCGGTCCGGTGTGCGGCTGGTCGTGCAGGCCATGGAGCAGGCGCACACGGACGTCCGGTACGCCGCTGACTGGCCGTCGGCGGTGCGCGCCTCACTCGCGGAACTGCTGGCCATCCTCGCCGGGACACCCGCCTTCGCGCTGATGCTCGTGGAGGTGGAGGGCATCGGCGGGGCGGGCCGCGCCGAGCGGGAGGAACTGCTGCGCAGCTTCCGCAGGTTCTTCGACGGAGCGCCGGCCGCGCCGCCCGGTGTGGCCGGCGAGGAGCTCGTGGACGCCCTGATCGGGGCGGTGCACCTCGCGCTGTACCGGCGCGTCTCGCAGGGGGCCGCCGAGAGCCTGCCGGATCTGCTGCCGACGCTGCTGTGTGTGGTTCTTGCGCCCTTCGGCGTCCGGGCCGTGCCGGGCCCGGCCCACTGA
- a CDS encoding YbjN domain-containing protein, with amino-acid sequence MADVDRSITAQDAARTVEESLDALAEADADSADGDRDAAGHARTGVRWESPEPGSYVVTLPGTRKLSTTCSLRVGRHSLSLNAFVVRHPDENTEKFHRRLLERNLKLYGVSYAIDRLGDVYLTAKLPLAAVTGDELDRLLGAVLEEADGSFNTLLELGFAESIRKEYAWRVARGESTRNLAAFTHLTGEAAGAAGGRGAPGGGPAAARDA; translated from the coding sequence ATGGCTGACGTGGACCGGAGCATCACGGCGCAGGACGCGGCGCGCACCGTCGAGGAGTCACTCGACGCGCTGGCCGAGGCCGACGCCGACAGTGCGGACGGCGACCGGGACGCGGCGGGGCACGCGCGCACCGGTGTGCGGTGGGAGTCGCCCGAGCCCGGTTCGTACGTGGTGACCCTGCCCGGCACGCGCAAGCTCTCCACGACCTGCTCGCTGCGTGTCGGCAGGCACTCCCTGTCGCTCAACGCGTTCGTCGTCCGCCATCCCGACGAGAACACGGAGAAGTTCCACCGCCGACTGCTGGAGCGCAACCTCAAGCTGTACGGGGTGAGTTACGCGATCGACCGGCTCGGCGACGTCTACCTGACGGCGAAGCTGCCGCTCGCCGCGGTCACCGGCGACGAACTGGACCGGCTGCTCGGCGCTGTCCTCGAAGAGGCCGACGGGTCCTTCAACACCTTGCTGGAGCTGGGCTTCGCGGAGTCCATCCGCAAGGAGTACGCGTGGCGGGTCGCACGCGGCGAGTCGACCCGTAACCTCGCGGCCTTCACGCACCTGACCGGTGAGGCCGCCGGGGCGGCCGGCGGTCGCGGTGCGCCCGGCGGCGGGCCCGCCGCCGCGCGCGACGCCTGA
- a CDS encoding DUF6230 family protein — protein MAISEEPSRFDTEGADTSSPAPARRGKVRFRRAAVMGVPAAAIAAALVVLTAQGAIAAQFAISGMPFVVSGDQLDGTGFGQFGALDSMADNSPNAGDTGGQELVIVSAFRHAEITNLCQSVALGGTFLHITAGSKAGHRVEADTLTTDSTDIAAQSASFDNIEIGGDSSTFDKPPVKGPLGVFGQQADTVSLQTFRQTNYATTAAKFTLPNLHMSFTKKGC, from the coding sequence ATGGCCATCTCCGAGGAACCATCAAGATTCGACACCGAGGGTGCCGACACGTCCTCGCCGGCACCCGCCCGCCGGGGCAAGGTGCGCTTCCGCAGGGCCGCCGTCATGGGTGTGCCCGCGGCCGCGATAGCCGCCGCACTGGTGGTACTCACCGCGCAGGGTGCCATCGCAGCCCAGTTCGCCATCTCCGGCATGCCGTTCGTGGTGAGCGGCGACCAGCTGGACGGCACCGGCTTCGGCCAGTTCGGCGCGCTGGACAGCATGGCGGACAACAGCCCCAACGCCGGTGACACCGGCGGCCAGGAGCTGGTGATCGTCAGCGCGTTCCGGCACGCCGAGATCACCAACCTCTGCCAGAGCGTGGCACTGGGCGGCACCTTCCTGCACATCACCGCGGGCAGCAAGGCGGGCCACCGGGTGGAGGCGGACACACTCACCACCGACTCCACGGACATCGCGGCCCAGTCCGCCTCGTTCGACAACATCGAGATCGGCGGCGACTCGTCGACCTTCGACAAGCCGCCGGTCAAGGGCCCGCTCGGCGTCTTCGGCCAGCAGGCGGACACGGTCAGCCTGCAGACCTTCCGGCAGACCAACTACGCCACCACTGCGGCCAAGTTCACCCTGCCCAACCTGCACATGAGCTTCACCAAGAAGGGCTGCTGA
- the mshA gene encoding D-inositol-3-phosphate glycosyltransferase — MSQYVSRITGTVSPPRLRFPGQRRRPRRIAMLSVHTSPLHQPGTGDAGGMNVYIVELAKRLAAIDVEVEIFTRATTGGLPPAVELAPGVLVRHVDAGPYEGLSKEDLPAQLCAFTHGVMQAWAGNRPGYYDLVHSHYWLSGHVGWLASERWGVPLVHAMHTMAKVKNAALAEGDTPEPAARVIGETQVVRAADRLIANTEEEAGELVRFYDADPTCTAVVHPGVNLDCFAPGDGRAAARARLGLPADAFVPLFAGRIQPLKAPDVLLRAVGVLVERDPSLRGRMVVPVVGGPSGSGLAKPENLQKLASRLGIADLVRFVPPVCQERLADWFRAASVLVMPSYSESFGLVAIEAQAAGTPVVAAAVGGLPVAVRDGKTGFLIPDHDPAAYADALRRFIDQPELVDRMGAAAAGHARCFGWDTAASATAEVYMAAMQDHRRRVRSPHG, encoded by the coding sequence GTGAGCCAGTACGTGTCCAGGATCACGGGCACGGTATCGCCCCCGAGGCTCAGGTTTCCCGGACAGCGCCGGAGGCCCCGCCGGATCGCGATGCTCAGCGTGCACACCTCCCCGCTGCACCAGCCCGGCACGGGCGACGCGGGCGGGATGAACGTCTACATCGTGGAGCTGGCGAAGCGGCTGGCGGCCATCGACGTCGAGGTGGAGATCTTCACGCGGGCCACCACCGGCGGGCTTCCCCCGGCCGTGGAGCTGGCGCCCGGTGTGCTCGTACGGCATGTCGACGCGGGCCCCTACGAGGGGCTGTCCAAGGAGGACCTGCCCGCACAGCTGTGCGCGTTCACGCACGGCGTGATGCAGGCGTGGGCCGGGAACCGGCCCGGCTACTACGACCTGGTGCACTCCCACTACTGGCTGTCAGGACACGTCGGCTGGCTCGCCTCCGAGCGCTGGGGTGTGCCACTGGTACACGCCATGCACACCATGGCCAAGGTGAAGAACGCGGCGCTCGCCGAGGGCGACACCCCCGAGCCCGCGGCCCGGGTGATCGGTGAGACCCAGGTGGTGCGCGCGGCCGACCGGCTGATCGCCAACACCGAGGAGGAGGCGGGCGAGTTGGTCCGCTTCTACGACGCGGATCCCACGTGTACCGCCGTCGTCCACCCGGGCGTCAACCTCGACTGTTTCGCGCCCGGTGACGGCCGCGCCGCCGCCCGCGCCCGGCTGGGCCTGCCCGCGGACGCGTTCGTGCCGCTGTTCGCGGGCCGCATCCAGCCGCTGAAGGCGCCGGACGTGCTGCTGCGCGCGGTGGGTGTGCTGGTGGAGCGGGACCCGTCACTGCGCGGCCGGATGGTCGTGCCGGTGGTGGGCGGCCCGAGCGGTTCCGGCCTCGCGAAGCCGGAGAATCTGCAGAAGCTCGCGTCCCGGCTCGGCATCGCCGACCTGGTGCGCTTCGTGCCGCCGGTCTGCCAGGAGCGCCTCGCGGACTGGTTCCGCGCCGCGTCCGTCCTGGTCATGCCGTCGTACAGCGAGTCGTTCGGCCTGGTCGCCATCGAGGCGCAGGCGGCGGGCACCCCCGTCGTCGCCGCGGCGGTCGGCGGGCTGCCGGTGGCCGTGCGGGACGGGAAGACCGGGTTCCTCATCCCGGACCACGACCCGGCCGCGTACGCGGACGCGCTGCGCCGCTTCATCGACCAGCCGGAGCTGGTGGACCGGATGGGTGCGGCCGCCGCCGGTCATGCCCGCTGCTTCGGCTGGGACACCGCCGCGAGCGCCACGGCGGAGGTCTACATGGCGGCCATGCAGGATCACCGCCGTCGCGTACGCTCGCCGCATGGCTGA
- a CDS encoding Tat pathway signal sequence domain protein: protein MGKRTVLTTAGISAAAALLCAAPAFAAGAGAQAGSVLTTGSAGGTAVAAGNVLSAALAPGAKAVIATTSGGSTGITCTSSTFTASVTGNPTAPGTATETVTAHTFANCTTNVLGATGVQSITVGNLPFASTATSAGALNVAAGTAGAIQTTVKLNTILGAITCVYNSTGLSGTTSNTGNTIAFANQKFTKTTGPATCPGSGFFSATYGPVQDTSVSGSPSVFVN from the coding sequence ATGGGTAAGCGCACCGTCCTCACCACCGCCGGCATCTCCGCCGCGGCCGCCCTCCTGTGTGCCGCACCCGCCTTCGCGGCGGGCGCCGGGGCACAGGCAGGCTCCGTCCTGACCACCGGCAGCGCGGGCGGCACCGCGGTCGCCGCGGGCAACGTGCTCAGCGCGGCGCTCGCGCCGGGCGCCAAGGCCGTCATCGCCACCACCTCCGGCGGCAGCACCGGCATCACCTGCACCAGTTCGACGTTCACCGCGTCGGTGACGGGCAACCCCACCGCCCCCGGCACGGCCACCGAGACCGTCACCGCGCACACCTTCGCCAACTGCACCACCAACGTCCTCGGTGCGACCGGCGTCCAGTCGATCACCGTCGGCAACCTGCCCTTCGCCTCGACGGCGACCTCCGCGGGCGCGCTCAACGTGGCGGCGGGCACCGCGGGCGCCATCCAGACGACCGTGAAACTCAACACCATCCTCGGCGCGATCACCTGCGTCTACAACTCGACCGGCCTCAGCGGCACCACGTCCAACACCGGGAACACGATCGCCTTCGCCAACCAGAAGTTCACCAAGACGACCGGGCCCGCGACCTGCCCCGGTTCCGGCTTCTTCTCGGCGACATACGGGCCGGTGCAGGACACGAGCGTGTCCGGCAGCCCCTCGGTCTTCGTCAACTGA
- a CDS encoding class I SAM-dependent methyltransferase, translating to MPTRPHPRPEGAVTRGTTHRNRLRRMDRWIAATYGPALRAAEDPAVVDLGYGAAPWTAVELMTRLRAVAPRTEVTGIEIDPGRVAAALPYERPGLRFLHGGFEIPLPDGRRPLLIRAANVLRQYAEGDVPAAWSRLTSRLAPGGLLVEGTCDEIGRRHVWVALGPEGPRTVTFAARLGGLGRPSDLAERLPKALIHRNVPGEPVHAFLRDFDRAWASAASYAPLGARQRWRAAVRELAADWPLVGGARQGRPGEVSVRWEALAPRGR from the coding sequence ATGCCGACGCGCCCGCACCCCCGCCCCGAGGGCGCCGTGACGCGGGGCACCACCCACCGCAACCGGCTGCGCCGCATGGACCGCTGGATCGCCGCGACCTACGGCCCGGCCCTCCGCGCCGCCGAGGATCCGGCCGTCGTCGACCTGGGCTACGGAGCGGCGCCCTGGACCGCCGTCGAGCTCATGACCAGGCTGCGCGCCGTGGCGCCGCGCACCGAGGTCACCGGCATCGAGATCGACCCGGGCCGGGTCGCCGCCGCGCTCCCCTACGAGCGTCCCGGCCTGCGCTTCCTGCACGGGGGCTTCGAGATCCCGCTCCCGGACGGCCGCCGCCCCCTGCTGATCAGGGCGGCGAACGTGCTGCGCCAGTACGCCGAAGGGGACGTACCGGCCGCCTGGTCCCGGCTGACCTCGCGGCTGGCGCCCGGAGGGCTGCTCGTCGAGGGCACCTGCGACGAGATCGGCCGCCGGCACGTGTGGGTGGCGCTCGGCCCCGAGGGCCCCCGCACGGTCACGTTCGCGGCGCGGCTCGGCGGCCTCGGCCGCCCCTCGGACCTCGCGGAGCGGCTGCCGAAGGCGCTCATCCACCGCAACGTGCCGGGCGAGCCGGTGCACGCGTTCCTCCGGGACTTCGACCGGGCCTGGGCGTCGGCCGCCTCGTACGCACCGCTCGGCGCCCGGCAGCGCTGGCGGGCCGCCGTGCGCGAACTCGCCGCGGACTGGCCCCTGGTGGGTGGGGCGCGGCAGGGCAGACCGGGCGAAGTGAGCGTCCGCTGGGAGGCCCTGGCGCCGCGCGGACGGTGA
- a CDS encoding class I SAM-dependent methyltransferase: MRYALLNPGRVAPYVRRGARDAWLRLKHPGHVDYYRAVMASDTARDPEAAVGSRSHERWLALGAMQYDYLVGHGLAPAHRLLDIGCGNLRAGWRFIDYLDSGNYYGIDISPDILISAKRTMTHYHLQDKLPHLTLTHDLKLDFLPDGHFDVVHAHSVFSHSPLDVIDECFAHVGRVLRPGGFFDFTFDRTEGAEHQVLREDFYYRTDTLLALARKRGLTARFMEDWETRRHGQSKIRVSADPLPE; the protein is encoded by the coding sequence ATGCGCTACGCCCTGCTCAACCCGGGCCGCGTCGCCCCGTACGTCCGACGCGGCGCACGCGACGCCTGGCTGCGGCTCAAGCACCCCGGCCACGTGGACTACTACCGTGCCGTGATGGCCTCCGACACCGCGCGCGACCCGGAGGCGGCCGTCGGCAGCCGGTCCCACGAGCGGTGGCTCGCCCTGGGCGCGATGCAGTACGACTACCTGGTGGGCCACGGCCTGGCGCCCGCGCACCGCCTGCTCGACATCGGCTGCGGCAACCTGCGCGCGGGCTGGCGGTTCATCGACTACCTGGACAGCGGGAACTACTACGGCATCGACATCTCCCCCGACATCCTCATCTCCGCGAAGCGGACCATGACCCACTACCACCTCCAGGACAAGCTGCCCCACCTCACCCTCACGCACGACCTGAAGCTGGACTTCCTGCCGGACGGGCACTTCGACGTCGTCCACGCGCACAGTGTGTTCTCTCACTCCCCGCTCGACGTCATCGACGAGTGTTTCGCGCACGTCGGCCGGGTCCTGCGCCCGGGCGGCTTCTTCGACTTCACCTTTGACCGTACGGAGGGCGCGGAACACCAGGTCCTGCGCGAGGACTTCTACTACCGCACGGACACGCTGCTCGCGCTCGCCCGCAAACGGGGCCTCACCGCGCGGTTCATGGAGGACTGGGAGACGCGCCGGCACGGGCAGTCGAAGATACGGGTGAGCGCGGACCCCCTGCCCGAATGA
- a CDS encoding C40 family peptidase — MSRRRRVAAAIALVCALGLSVAPGWGTHRAYAAPTPPPGSPLPAQDYGSPVAPPPVELPPGAGPSTGSGTGSAADPAGAKGATDTSLDSVRRRIDSLYQQAGSATDAYNLASQRTSEQKAQMAATAQALVDGRVRIAALKEQAGAAARAQYRSGGLPPSAQLALTNDPQAFIDGLSRAKSEQKATNSLLQKMTTTQSDLTTYAQDASTNWKKLKKSQQTTANTKKQITEKISDAKTLESGLEASEKARLTQLEQDAVATAQTVWLNTDAPSDMNRAPSAADTRALAFATAQIGKPYVWGAEGPASYDCSGLTSQAWAAAGIPIPRTSQEQWRLLPHIAIDDMRPGDLIIYYKDASHVAMYAGDGKIVQAPRPGRDVSLSEAGAMPVLGVVRPDL, encoded by the coding sequence GTGAGTCGTCGTCGTCGCGTCGCCGCCGCGATCGCGCTGGTGTGCGCGCTCGGCCTGTCCGTGGCGCCCGGCTGGGGCACGCACCGCGCGTACGCCGCGCCGACGCCGCCGCCGGGCTCGCCACTGCCGGCCCAGGACTACGGATCGCCTGTCGCACCGCCACCGGTCGAACTGCCGCCGGGCGCGGGCCCGTCCACCGGGTCCGGCACGGGTTCGGCCGCGGACCCGGCCGGTGCGAAGGGCGCCACCGACACCTCGCTCGACTCGGTGCGCCGCCGCATCGACAGCCTTTACCAGCAGGCCGGTTCGGCGACGGACGCCTACAACCTGGCCTCCCAGCGCACATCCGAGCAGAAGGCCCAGATGGCCGCCACGGCGCAGGCCCTCGTCGACGGCCGCGTGCGGATCGCGGCACTGAAGGAACAGGCGGGCGCCGCCGCGCGGGCCCAGTACCGCAGCGGCGGGCTCCCGCCGAGCGCACAGCTCGCCCTCACCAACGATCCGCAGGCCTTCATCGACGGTCTCTCCCGCGCGAAGAGTGAGCAGAAGGCCACCAACAGCCTGCTGCAGAAGATGACGACCACGCAGTCGGACCTGACGACGTACGCGCAGGACGCCAGTACGAACTGGAAGAAACTCAAGAAAAGCCAACAGACCACCGCGAACACCAAGAAGCAGATCACCGAGAAGATCTCGGACGCCAAGACCCTCGAATCGGGCCTGGAGGCCAGCGAGAAGGCGCGTCTGACCCAGTTGGAGCAGGACGCCGTCGCCACCGCGCAGACCGTCTGGCTGAACACCGACGCGCCGAGCGACATGAACCGCGCCCCGAGCGCCGCGGACACCCGGGCCCTGGCCTTCGCGACGGCGCAGATCGGCAAACCGTACGTGTGGGGCGCCGAGGGCCCTGCCTCGTACGACTGCTCGGGGCTGACCTCCCAGGCGTGGGCGGCGGCCGGGATCCCCATCCCCCGCACGTCGCAGGAGCAGTGGCGGCTGCTGCCGCACATCGCGATCGACGACATGCGCCCCGGCGACCTGATCATCTACTACAAGGACGCCAGCCACGTGGCGATGTACGCGGGCGACGGCAAGATCGTGCAGGCCCCGCGGCCCGGCAGGGACGTGAGCCTGTCCGAGGCGGGCGCGATGCCCGTACTCGGGGTCGTACGCCCGGACCTGTGA
- a CDS encoding SpoIIE family protein phosphatase, which yields MPVPVPRQRTGSEVEQTAAAPDTVHGTRTTGATHSPHPQHAQHTPYTGTPTGTPRPAVSAPAATDTPGPPDTPGATGAVVDTRATSPASTAGDPNGPGAADPARSGAPADPTAGAATTDTAGPAATAGTDADADAPEKHPAVPRNLTLLVIEDDPTGPFSVPELPEGGGTRVRIRTARNLTEASRLLTDDIDCLLVDLALPGGTGTHADDGLGPLSRVLRLAPRHAVLALAAEGDAERAAAAVRAGAQDYLFRDELDGRLLSRAIRYAVERKRADGAQRQLTESRLHAQENARLERGLLPTPLLHGSELRFASRYRPGRSRALLGGDFYDTIRTPDGTVHAMIGDVCGHGPDEAALGVELRIAWRALTLAGMQGDELLTTLQQVLEYERESEEIFATLCAVDIAPDGRAAEVRLAGHPAPLIARSGEPARLLSYDRSGPALGLLPGGRWPSQHVHLGDAWNLMIYTDGLIEGRVGPGSSRRLGEEGMAGMVNEQLADGLCCDALIEAALARVEELNGGDLTDDVAVLLLGRGESTPALPALAVPAAP from the coding sequence ATGCCCGTACCCGTACCGCGGCAGCGCACAGGTTCAGAAGTGGAGCAGACCGCGGCCGCACCGGACACCGTCCACGGCACCAGGACCACAGGCGCCACGCACAGCCCGCACCCGCAGCACGCCCAGCACACCCCGTACACGGGAACACCGACCGGCACACCCCGACCGGCGGTATCCGCTCCCGCGGCCACCGACACCCCGGGGCCGCCCGACACCCCGGGCGCCACCGGCGCGGTCGTCGACACACGCGCCACAAGCCCCGCAAGCACCGCCGGCGACCCGAACGGCCCCGGCGCGGCGGACCCCGCGCGCAGCGGCGCACCGGCCGACCCCACCGCGGGCGCGGCTACCACCGACACTGCCGGCCCCGCCGCGACCGCCGGCACCGACGCCGACGCCGACGCCCCGGAAAAGCACCCGGCCGTCCCCCGGAACCTCACACTCCTGGTGATCGAGGACGACCCGACGGGTCCGTTCAGCGTGCCCGAGCTGCCCGAGGGCGGCGGCACCCGGGTCCGTATCCGCACCGCGCGCAACCTCACCGAGGCGTCCCGGCTGCTCACGGACGACATCGACTGCCTCCTCGTCGACCTCGCCCTGCCCGGCGGCACCGGCACCCACGCCGACGACGGGCTCGGCCCGCTCAGCCGCGTCCTGCGGCTCGCGCCCCGCCACGCCGTCCTCGCCCTCGCCGCCGAGGGCGACGCCGAACGCGCGGCGGCGGCCGTACGGGCCGGGGCGCAGGACTACCTCTTCCGCGACGAACTGGACGGGCGGCTGCTGAGCCGCGCCATCCGCTACGCCGTCGAACGCAAGCGGGCCGACGGCGCCCAGCGCCAGCTCACCGAGTCCCGGCTGCACGCCCAGGAGAACGCGCGCCTGGAACGCGGACTGCTGCCCACCCCGCTGCTGCACGGCTCCGAGCTGCGCTTCGCGTCCCGCTACCGCCCCGGCCGCTCCCGTGCCCTGCTCGGCGGCGACTTCTACGACACGATCCGCACGCCCGACGGCACCGTCCACGCGATGATCGGCGACGTCTGCGGGCACGGCCCCGACGAGGCCGCGCTCGGCGTGGAACTGCGCATCGCCTGGCGCGCGCTCACCCTCGCCGGGATGCAGGGCGACGAACTGCTGACGACACTGCAGCAGGTCCTGGAGTACGAGCGGGAGAGCGAGGAGATCTTCGCGACCCTCTGCGCCGTCGACATCGCCCCCGACGGCCGGGCCGCCGAGGTGCGGCTCGCGGGTCACCCCGCGCCGCTGATCGCCCGCAGCGGGGAACCGGCCCGGCTCCTGTCGTACGACCGCAGCGGTCCGGCGCTCGGCCTGCTGCCGGGCGGCAGGTGGCCGAGCCAGCACGTGCACCTCGGGGACGCCTGGAATCTGATGATCTACACGGACGGCCTGATCGAGGGCCGGGTGGGTCCGGGTTCCAGCCGCCGCCTCGGCGAGGAGGGCATGGCCGGGATGGTCAACGAACAGCTGGCGGACGGGCTGTGCTGCGACGCGCTGATCGAGGCCGCGCTCGCCCGGGTGGAGGAGCTCAACGGCGGGGATCTCACGGACGACGTGGCCGTACTCCTGCTCGGACGCGGCGAGAGCACCCCGGCGCTCCCGGCGCTCGCGGTCCCGGCGGCGCCGTAA
- a CDS encoding DUF6114 domain-containing protein, whose amino-acid sequence MAPEHDPRPAGEQSPAAVPPTDDAGTTAPTAAVTPALPAQSPPPQSPPGQDPLGENPQAQSGASRPPAPGAPALPTAQAQAPAPVARQGGFLGWVRRRPFWGGLLVLVGGCEILLSERASITVVLHAGAESLTGYLLPGVIAVCGLLLLFNPMHRMFYSVIAVLCSLGTWVTSNLGGFVIGMLLGVVGSSLAFGWLPDQEPRRRRRRKTGTARA is encoded by the coding sequence GTGGCACCCGAGCACGACCCGCGGCCGGCCGGGGAGCAGTCCCCGGCCGCCGTGCCCCCCACCGACGACGCGGGCACCACGGCGCCCACCGCCGCGGTGACGCCGGCCCTGCCGGCTCAGAGCCCGCCGCCTCAGAGCCCGCCGGGCCAGGACCCGCTGGGCGAGAACCCGCAGGCACAGTCCGGGGCGAGTCGGCCGCCGGCGCCCGGCGCCCCGGCCCTTCCGACGGCGCAGGCCCAGGCTCCCGCGCCCGTCGCGCGGCAGGGCGGCTTCCTCGGCTGGGTGCGCAGGCGCCCCTTCTGGGGCGGACTGTTGGTGCTGGTCGGCGGCTGCGAGATCCTGCTGAGTGAGCGCGCCAGCATCACCGTCGTCCTGCACGCCGGCGCCGAATCGCTGACCGGCTACCTGCTGCCGGGGGTGATCGCGGTGTGCGGGCTGCTGCTCCTCTTCAACCCCATGCACCGGATGTTCTACTCCGTCATCGCGGTGCTGTGCTCCCTGGGCACCTGGGTCACCTCCAATCTCGGTGGTTTCGTCATCGGCATGCTCCTCGGGGTGGTGGGCAGCTCGCTCGCCTTCGGCTGGTTGCCTGACCAGGAGCCCCGGCGCCGGCGCCGCAGGAAGACCGGCACGGCCCGGGCGTAG
- a CDS encoding LmeA family phospholipid-binding protein encodes MRPPTRISGQTYSPYDELARFADPVEDLAYEESDPGDPSWLGLRPCPEEPGGGRRSTSDEDEPWSPPDHRGPGRLRSLSHAVKLSVTLVAVLAFLVVADRAAVLYAQDKAGDELQHALGLVARPAVDIHGFPFLTQVLDGRVDRVDVSVPDVPAGRVSLAEVRATAKNVRIVGSLPNSVKGAVIGSVNGDVLLSFDDMDRELAASQATFTDAGGDSVKIAGSLPLAGHDLRVHADAHIRRDGAQGVATTVDDMRLDVPGIASYEPGKDRAHSGLRLAPPAARAVANDAARAKALLGVPSVVKRLGVPQARVDQALRGENQLHKLTGSPLFVRRLMRVNLVDVVAQHPWLLRKAGIDPAFVDALVHLRLPQLSDRLSLTVRLPKEPVPVRLRHVTVDQDGIRADLGGSGIHLGKRP; translated from the coding sequence ATGCGTCCCCCCACCCGCATATCCGGACAAACGTACAGTCCCTACGATGAACTCGCGCGATTCGCCGACCCCGTCGAGGACTTGGCGTACGAGGAGAGCGATCCCGGCGACCCGTCCTGGCTCGGCTTGCGGCCCTGCCCGGAGGAACCGGGCGGCGGGCGCCGCTCCACGTCGGACGAGGACGAGCCGTGGTCGCCGCCGGACCATCGGGGCCCGGGCCGCCTGCGCTCCTTGTCCCACGCGGTCAAGCTCTCCGTCACCCTGGTCGCCGTGCTGGCCTTCCTCGTCGTCGCCGACCGCGCCGCCGTCCTGTACGCGCAGGACAAGGCGGGCGACGAACTCCAGCATGCGCTGGGCCTCGTCGCGAGGCCCGCCGTCGACATCCACGGCTTCCCGTTCCTCACCCAGGTGCTGGACGGCCGGGTCGACCGGGTCGACGTGAGCGTGCCCGACGTGCCGGCGGGACGCGTGTCGCTGGCGGAGGTACGTGCCACCGCGAAGAACGTCCGGATCGTCGGCAGCCTCCCGAACTCGGTGAAGGGGGCCGTCATCGGCAGTGTGAACGGTGACGTGCTGCTCTCCTTCGACGACATGGACCGCGAACTCGCCGCCTCCCAGGCAACGTTCACCGACGCCGGCGGGGACTCCGTGAAGATCGCGGGTTCCCTGCCCCTCGCAGGACACGATCTGCGGGTGCACGCGGACGCCCACATCAGGCGCGACGGCGCCCAGGGCGTGGCGACGACGGTCGACGACATGCGCCTCGACGTGCCGGGCATCGCGTCGTACGAGCCCGGCAAGGACCGCGCCCACTCGGGGCTGCGGCTCGCGCCCCCGGCGGCGCGGGCCGTCGCGAACGACGCGGCCCGCGCGAAGGCGCTGCTCGGGGTGCCCTCCGTCGTGAAGCGGCTGGGGGTGCCGCAGGCGCGGGTGGACCAGGCGCTGCGCGGCGAGAACCAACTGCACAAGCTCACCGGGTCACCGCTGTTCGTGCGGCGGCTCATGCGCGTCAACCTGGTCGACGTCGTCGCCCAGCACCCCTGGCTGCTGCGGAAGGCGGGCATCGACCCCGCGTTCGTCGACGCGCTGGTCCATCTGCGGCTGCCCCAGCTCTCCGACCGTCTCTCGCTCACGGTGCGCCTGCCGAAGGAGCCGGTTCCCGTGCGGCTGCGGCACGTCACCGTCGACCAGGACGGGATCCGCGCGGACCTGGGCGGCTCGGGGATCCACCTCGGGAAGCGGCCCTAG